The Salvia miltiorrhiza cultivar Shanhuang (shh) chromosome 1, IMPLAD_Smil_shh, whole genome shotgun sequence genome has a window encoding:
- the LOC131010593 gene encoding uncharacterized protein LOC131010593, translating into MCDKWWGRSNFDWAVRESEGRSGGILSVWNKDKFVATSKWNVTGAVIVNGIWLQGGLHCCFVNVYAPMGTTEKESLWDTLQLIALQNKDSCLCFLGDFNAVRDPGERVGKCAVFNQADARSFDAFIRQSNLLEIRTQGRKFTWYQPGGGCKSKLDRFMVNEKWMQEWADTVGRGLQRSVSDHYLKDELQELDIFDDTFGLEESETIRRNELRAKIFLKSKEKWLDVGGCWIEDPKTIKENVKTFFENHFKKTPRVLPMILGDFTARKVSAVINAELIKTFSESEIKEAIWSCDSDKSPGPDDFNLKFWKASWEIIKKDFLKVLASRMKQVMDSVISDNQSAFIGGRYILDGVVVLNEAIAEATKKRKWRIIFKVDFAKAYDSVEWDFLDLMLQRMDFAPLWRKWIRAEGIHSLITRAVEKELIKPVKVGNDYISISHLQYADDTVFLMEDDERNAVAVKRILRVFQLLSGLAICFYKERESEIRKEIIDLQHSTQIQASSNSSGLQNSASEENRRRRVWRRRLSTGREQRLRVCAAGMLPRSHSDFIRAALFGRERSPVGEEGRRCVSEGSVVVVVTACLGGGDGAAATTTSSETAAAIRRRWCGRWLIFDAEKERDGADLDS; encoded by the exons ATGTGTGATAAGTGGTGGGGGAGGAGTAATTTTGATTGGGCTGTGAGGGAGTCAGAAGGCAGATCGGGTGGAATACTATCGGTCTGGAACAAGGATAAGTTTGTGGCAACTAGTAAATGGAACGTGACGGGGGCTGTTATTGTTAATGGGATTTGGCTACAAGGAGGCCTGCATTGTTGTTTTGTTAATGTGTATGCGCCCATGGGAACCACCGAAAAGGAATCTTTGTGGGATACATTACAGCTCATTGCTCTTCAAAACAAAGACTCTTGCCTGTGTTTTCTTGGCGACTTCAACGCAGTGCGTGATCCGGGAGAAAGGGTGGGGAAATGTGCTGTCTTTAATCAAGCAGATGCAAGGTCTTTTGACGCTTTTATTCGGCAAAGTAATCTGCTGGAAATCAGAACACAGGGGAGAAAGTTTACGTGGTATCAACCTGGTGGAGGATGTAAGAGCAAACTAGACAGATTTATGGTCAACGAGAAATGGATGCAGGAATGGGCGGACACAGTCGGAAGGGGGCTTCAGAGATCAGTGTCGGATCATT ATCTTAAGGATGAACTTCAGGAGCTGGACATTTTTGATGACACCTTTGGTCTTGAGGAGAGTGAGACAATCAGGAGAAATGAATTACGAGCAAAGATTTTccttaaatccaaagaaaaat GGCTTGATGTTGGGGGCTGCTGGATCGAGGATCCAAAGACCATTAAGGAGAACGTCAAAACGTTCTTCGAGAATCACTTCAAGAAGACGCCGCGCGTCCTACCTATGATACTGGGAGATTTCACTGCTCGGAAAGTTTCTGCAGTGATTAATGCGGAGCTGATCAAAACTTTTTCAGAATCAGAAATTAAAGAGGCCATTTGGAGTTGTGACAGTGACAAGAGCCCGGGACCGGATGACTTTAACCTCAAGTTCTGGAAAGCATCATGGGAGATTATcaagaaagattttttaaag GTTTTGGCGAGTAGGATGAAGCAGGTCATGGATTCAGTTATTTCGGATAATCAGAGCGCCTTCATTGGCGGCCGTTACATCCTTGATGGGGTCGTGGTTCTAAATGAAGCAATCGCGGAGGCTACTAAGAAGAGAAAATGGAGGATTATCTTCAAGGTGGATTTCGCGAAAGCATATGACTCTGTCgagtgggatttcttggatttaatGCTTCAAAGAATGGATTTTGCACCATTATGGAGGAAATGGATTCGAG CGGAGGGGATCCACTCTTTGATCACGAGAGCTGTTGAGAAGGAGCTGATTAAGCCGGTAAAGGTAGGAAATGATTACATTTCAATTTCGCACCTCCAATACGCCGATGACACGGTCTTcttgatggaggatgatgaaagaaatgcagtGGCAGTTAAAAGGATTCTCAGAGTGTTCCAGCTACTGTCAGGGCTTGCC ATCTGCTTTTAcaaggagagagagagcgagataAGGAAAGAGATTATAGATCTACAACACAGTACACAGATTCAAGCATCATCGAATTCATCGGGGCTGCAGAACTCGGCATCGGAGGAGAATCGGAGACGCCGCGTCTGGCGGCGCAGATTGAGTACAGGCAGAGAGCAGCGGCTCCGTGTTTGCGCGGCGGGGATGTTGCCCAGATCTCACAGTGATTTTATTCGCGCTGCATTGTTTGGCCGGGAG AGATCACCGGTGGGGGAAGAGGGGAGGAGATGCGTGAGTGAGGGTTCCGTGGTGGTGGTTGTCACGGCTTGCCTCGGTGGTGGAGATGGTGCGGCGGCTACCACGACCAGCTCAGAGACTGCGGCGGCGATTCGTCGGAGATGGTGCGGCAGGTGGCTGATTTTCGAcgccgagaaagagagagatggagcAGATCTCGACTCGTAG